One genomic window of Nicotiana sylvestris chromosome 10, ASM39365v2, whole genome shotgun sequence includes the following:
- the LOC104230978 gene encoding uncharacterized protein isoform X1 yields MGKKRKSLATSLDEVDRTMYSTFCSAANSLSQLYTQAMNQQKLSFLSGERHGMEKLYQWILRQQEGGSRVTTVDILNYLQSELDCNGEDQSMSPRPPPQHQHSQPMHFANSGFHVSPGPVGVAAPGHGLRSDHDQQPKNNVFSNALSSPVRRSLQNYHIAQGGQFSNNVQPPNGTRHIETNSQHQNRDSNSYISADASMDMHSDSPDVIGEKVDYEIGCLLIRREVSRHQYRCAHAHR; encoded by the exons ATGGGGAAGAAACGGAAGTCGCTAGCAACGAGCCTCGATGAGGTGGATCGAACCATGTATTCAACTTTCTGTAGCGCTGCCAACTCCCTTTCTCAGCTTTATACTCAAGCTATGAACCAACAGAAACTCTCTTTCCTTTCCGGTGAACGCCACGGAATG GAAAAACTGTACCAATGGATCTTGAGGCAACAAGAGGGTGGATCCAGAGTAACAACTGTTGACATACTGAACTACCTGCAG TCCGAATTGGATTGTAATGGAGAGGACCAGTCAATGTCGCCTAGGCCACCACCTCAGCATCAGCATTCCCAGCCGATGCATTTTGCAAACTCAGGCTTCCATGTCTCTCCAGGTCCAGTTGGCGTAGCAGCTCCAGGTCATGGCTTACGTTCTGATCATGATCAGCAACCAAAGAATAACGTTTTCTCAAATGCTCTTTCAAGTCCTGTTCGCCGGAGCTTACAGAATTATCACATTGCTCAAGGGGGTCAGTTTTCGAACAATGTTCAACCTCCCAATGGTACAAGACACATTGAAACAAACTCCCAACACCAAAATAGAGATTCTAATAGTTATATCTCTGCCGATGCATCCATGGATATGCATTCCGATAGTCCAG ATGTTATAGGAGAAAAAGTAGATTATGAGATTGGCTGCTTGCTGATAAGACGAGAAGTGTCCAGACATCAATATCGTTGTGCACATGCTCATCGATAG
- the LOC104230978 gene encoding uncharacterized protein isoform X2 produces MGKKRKSLATSLDEVDRTMYSTFCSAANSLSQLYTQAMNQQKLSFLSGERHGMEKLYQWILRQQEGGSRVTTVDILNYLQSELDCNGEDQSMSPRPPPQHQHSQPMHFANSGFHVSPGPVGVAAPGHGLRSDHDQQPKNNVFSNALSSPVRRSLQNYHIAQGGQFSNNVQPPNGTRHIETNSQHQNRDSNSYISADASMDMHSDSPGHDSTY; encoded by the exons ATGGGGAAGAAACGGAAGTCGCTAGCAACGAGCCTCGATGAGGTGGATCGAACCATGTATTCAACTTTCTGTAGCGCTGCCAACTCCCTTTCTCAGCTTTATACTCAAGCTATGAACCAACAGAAACTCTCTTTCCTTTCCGGTGAACGCCACGGAATG GAAAAACTGTACCAATGGATCTTGAGGCAACAAGAGGGTGGATCCAGAGTAACAACTGTTGACATACTGAACTACCTGCAG TCCGAATTGGATTGTAATGGAGAGGACCAGTCAATGTCGCCTAGGCCACCACCTCAGCATCAGCATTCCCAGCCGATGCATTTTGCAAACTCAGGCTTCCATGTCTCTCCAGGTCCAGTTGGCGTAGCAGCTCCAGGTCATGGCTTACGTTCTGATCATGATCAGCAACCAAAGAATAACGTTTTCTCAAATGCTCTTTCAAGTCCTGTTCGCCGGAGCTTACAGAATTATCACATTGCTCAAGGGGGTCAGTTTTCGAACAATGTTCAACCTCCCAATGGTACAAGACACATTGAAACAAACTCCCAACACCAAAATAGAGATTCTAATAGTTATATCTCTGCCGATGCATCCATGGATATGCATTCCGATAGTCCAGGTCATGACTCTACTTACTGA